The following coding sequences lie in one Silene latifolia isolate original U9 population chromosome 5, ASM4854445v1, whole genome shotgun sequence genomic window:
- the LOC141657464 gene encoding E3 ubiquitin-protein ligase AIP2, whose protein sequence is MTSYSIDDESSIRNELQQLRTQLNKKQTFESAVTSLKSLLLQSYPSSSTSTQKLFYDVVCRVNTVLRTRYTAPGFLLAGVDLLQTAASLSADPAQVSHLNSASSALHQSLRLDDENPSPPTRGNGFLFEGHLTVDSEPPQPNWLIQQNLLTALASQSQNNSGNISAENGDDDDNNNNNNNNNDVMGSLLMGLVESLDVSMLEGLEDLLPADLAARRAAPPASKVVVEKLPVVTVDGEVLAKVGEDAECCICKEKLGVGDQMQEMPCKHLFHPLCLKPWLDEHNSCPTCRHELPTDDHKYESRKEREKELEEERRGAANAVREGEFMYI, encoded by the coding sequence atgacaagttattcAATTGACGATGAATCTTCAATACGCAATGAATTACAACAACTCCGCACCCAATTAAACAAGAAACAAACCTTCGAATCTGCTGTCACCTCCCTCAAATCACTCCTATTACAATCCTATCCTTCATCCTCTACTTCCACCCAAAAACTCTTTTACGACGTCGTTTGCCGTGTCAACACCGTCCTCCGCACCCGCTATACTGCCCCTGGTTTCCTCCTCGCCGGCGTCGACCTCCTCCAGACCGCCGCCTCCCTCTCCGCTGACCCTGCCCAAGTTTCCCATCTCAATTCCGCCTCCTCCGCCCTCCACCAATCCCTCCGTCTCGACGATGAGAACCCGTCTCCGCCTACGCGTGGCAACGGGTTCTTGTTCGAGGGTCATCTCACCGTGGATAGTGAACCCCCTCAGCCCAATTGGCTAATCCAGCAGAATTTGTTAACCGCACTCGCCTCTCAATCCCAAAACAACTCCGGTAACATTTCTGCTGAAAACggcgatgatgatgataataataataataataataataataatgatgtaaTGGGGAGCCTTTTAATGGGTTTAGTGGAGAGTTTGGATGTGTCTATGTTAGAGGGTTTGGAGGACTTGTTACCTGCAGATTTGGCAGCAAGAAGGGCCGCCCCGCCGGCTAGTAAAGTGGTGGTGGAAAAGCTCCCTGTGGTAACGGTTGATGGCGAGGTGTTGGCCAAAGTAGGAGAGGATGCAGAGTGCTGCATTTGTAAGGAGAAACTGGGTGTTGGTGATCAGATGCAAGAAATGCCGTGTAAACATTTGTTTCATCCTCTGTGCTTAAAGCCGTGGTTGGATGAGCATAATTCGTGCCCTACTTGTCGCCATGAATTGCCTACTGATGATCATAAGTATGAGAGTCGGAAGGAGAGGGAGAAGGAGCTGGAGGAGGAGCGTCGTGGTGCTGCTAATGCTGTTCGTGAAGGCGAGTTTATGTACATTTAG
- the LOC141657463 gene encoding uncharacterized protein LOC141657463 — protein sequence MGKKKKIVEEENETSKKIVSKVVSDDEESKRSKKKRKKNKTLEVEKESSIIIKPKVNPTFSIAIPASIIGNAQSLELATRLAGQIARAATIYRVDEIVVFDNNESSLEEPLNMSSSDENESNAAFFMRILRYLETPQYLRRALFPRHHNLRFAGLLPPLDAPHHFRKHEWGLYREGVTLGEKAPNSVGTLVDVGLSKNVVIDQVLGPGLRVTVAMGNDQSLSSGVLHQVVPSTTPKEEEGMYWGYKVRYAPNLSSVFENSTYENGYDYVIGTSEHGQTLKSSELCIPAFRHFLIAFGGLAGLEECIKEDKKLKGKDAREVFPTYLNLCPNQGSRTIRTEEAIFISLQYFQEPIGRALQKG from the exons AtgggaaagaagaagaagatagTCGAAGAAGAAAACGAAACGAGTAAGAAAATAGTAAGCAAAGTTGTTTCCGATGACGAGGAATCAAAGAGAAGCaagaagaagagaaagaaaaacaAGACATTGgaagtagaaaaagaaagtagtatTATAATTAAACCCAAGGTTAATCCCACCTTTAGCATCGCTATTCCTGCTTCCATCATCGGCAATGCCCAATCTCTCGAACTCGCTACTCGT CTTGCTGGTCAGATTGCGCGAGCTGCCACAATTTATCGAGTTGATGAG ATTGTGGTATTTGACAACAACGAGAGTTCACTCGAGGAACCTTTGAATATGTCAAGTTCCGATGAGAATGAAAGTAATGCGGCATTCTTTATGAGGATTTTGCGTTACCTGGAAACACCACAGTATCTAAGAAGGGCGCTCTTTCCAAGACATCATAACCTAAGATTTGCG GGCTTGTTACCACCACTTGATGCACCACATCATTTCCGTAAGCACGAATGGGGTTTGTATAGAGAAG GTGTAACTCTTGGTGAAAAGGCTCCAAACAGTGTTGGTACATTGGTTGATGTGGGCCTTAGCAAG AATGTTGTAATCGATCAAGTCCTTGGCCCTGGGTTGAGGGTCACTGTAGCCATGGGGAATGACCAAAGTTTAAGTTCAG GGGTATTACACCAGGTTGTCCCATCCACCACTCCTAAGGAAGAAGAGGGCATGTACTGGGGATATAAAGTGCGATATGCTCCAAACTTGAGCTCTGTTTTTGAGAACAGCACATATGAG AATGGTTATGATTATGTGATTGGCACTTCAGAGCATGGTCAAACTTTGAAGTCATCTGAGCTATGTATCCCAGCCTTCAG GCATTTTTTAATCGCATTTGGTGGCCTTGCTGGTTTAGAAGAATGCATCAAGGAGGACAAGAAGTTAAAG GGAAAAGATGCACGAGAAGTGTTTCCGACATATTTGAATTTATGCCCTAATCAAGGGAGTCGTACCATCAGAACGGAG GAAGCAATTTTTATTTCACTTCAATACTTTCAAGAACCAATTGGCCGTGCTTTGCAAAAGGGGTGA